A portion of the Glycine max cultivar Williams 82 chromosome 10, Glycine_max_v4.0, whole genome shotgun sequence genome contains these proteins:
- the LOC100803780 gene encoding LOB domain-containing protein 38 produces the protein MSCNGCRVLRKGCSDDCMLRHCLLWIENPQAQAHATLFVTKFFGRATLMSFLSTVPPNQRSALFESLLYEAVGRTINPVNGAVGLLWTGNWHLCQMGVEKVLRGGAAAALTPLIPQVITTSVVRGEIMCHQPKKQCVGTPSEDEESETSTFASRPQDSAPQPQTNLLTLFF, from the exons atgAGCTGCAATGGTTGTCGAGTCCTCCGAAAGGGTTGCAGTGACGACTGCATGCTACGACATTGCCTACTGTGGATAGAGAACCCACAAGCCCAAGCTCACGCCACCCTCTTCGTCACCAAGTTCTTCGGCCGTGCCACTCTCATGTCTTTCCTTTCCACCGTACCCCCCAACCAAAGATCCG CTTTGTTTGAGTCACTGCTCTATGAAGCAGTGGGGCGTACTATAAATCCAGTGAATGGAGCAGTGGGGCTGTTGTGGACAGGGAACTGGCACCTCTGCCAAATGGGTGTGGAGAAAGTGCTACGAGGTGGTGCTGCTGCTGCGTTGACCCCACTGATCCCTCAAGTAATAACAACGAGTGTGGTGAGAGGTGAAATAATGTGTCACCAGCCAAAGAAGCAATGTGTGGGGACACCCTCTGAGGATGAGGAATCCGAGACCTCCACGTTCGCAAGTAGACCACAGGATTCTGCTCCTCAACCTCAAACCAACCTCCTTACACTATTcttctga
- the LOC100804311 gene encoding pentatricopeptide repeat-containing protein At5g43790, which produces MLNLNHPILQKLQKCHNLNTLKQVHAQMLTTGLSFQTYYLSHLLNTSSKFASTYAFTIFNHIPNPTLFLYNTLISSLTHHSDQIHLAFSLYNHILTHKTLQPNSFTFPSLFKACASHPWLQHGPPLHAHVLKFLQPPYDPFVQNSLLNFYAKYGKLCVSRYLFDQISEPDLATWNTMLAAYAQSASHVSYSTSFEDADMSLEALHLFCDMQLSQIKPNEVTLVALISACSNLGALSQGAWAHGYVLRNNLKLNRFVGTALVDMYSKCGCLNLACQLFDELSDRDTFCYNAMIGGFAVHGHGNQALELYRNMKLEDLVPDGATIVVTMFACSHGGLVEEGLEIFESMKGVHGMEPKLEHYGCLIDLLGRAGRLKEAEERLQDMPMKPNAILWRSLLGAAKLHGNLEMGEAALKHLIELEPETSGNYVLLSNMYASIGRWNDVKRVRMLMKDHGVDKLPGFSLVEINGAMHEFLTGDKAHPFSKEIYSKIGEINRRLLEYGHKPRTSEVLFDVEEEDKEDFLSYHSERLAIAFALIASSSSMPIRIIKNLRVCGDCHAITKLISAAYQRDIIVRDRNRFHHFKDGSCSCLDYW; this is translated from the coding sequence ATGTTGAACTTGAACCACCCAATTCTCCAAAAGTTGCAAAAATGCCACAACCTAAACACCCTTAAGCAAGTCCATGCCCAAATGCTAACAACTGGTCTTTCATTCCAGACATACTATCTCAGTCACCTCCTTAACACATCCTCCAAATTTGCCTCAACCTATGCTTTTACCATCTTTAACCATATCCCAAACCCAACACTTTTTCTCTACAATACTCTCATTTCTTCATTGACTCATCACAGTGACCAAATTCATCTAGCCTTCTCACTTTACAACCATATTCTCACCCACAAGACCCTCCAACCCAATAGCTTCACTTTTCCCTCCCTGTTCAAGGCTTGTGCCTCTCATCCATGGCTCCAACATGGTCCTCCCCTCCATGCCCATGTTTTGAAATTCCTTCAACCCCCTTATGACCCTTTTGTCCAAAATTCATTGCTCAATTTCTATGCTAAATATGGAAAATTGTGTGTGTCTAGATATCTGTTCGATCAAATTAGTGAGCCTGATTTGGCCACATGGAATACCATGTTGGCTGCCTATGCACAAAGTGCAAGTCATGTTAGTTACTCAACCAGTTTTGAAGATGCTGATATGTCCTTAGAGGCATTGCATTTGTTCTGTGACATGCAGTTGTCTCAGATAAAGCCCAATGAAGTTACACTTGTGGCATTGATTAGTGCATGTTCTAATTTAGGTGCACTTAGTCAGGGTGCTTGGGCACATGGTTATGTGTTAAGGAACAATCTTAAACTGAATCGTTTTGTGGGGACTGCACTGGTGGATATGTATTCCAAATGTGGATGCCTTAATCTAGCATGCCAACTGTTTGATGAATTGTCTGACAGGGACACGTTTTGCTACAATGCCATGATTGGAGGGTTTGCAGTTCATGGTCATGGGAATCAGGCACTTGAACTGTATAGAAATATGAAACTTGAGGACCTAGTTCCTGATGGTGCAACTATTGTAGTTACTATGTTTGCGTGCTCTCATGGTGGATTGGTAGAGGAGGGCCTGGAGATTTTTGAGTCCATGAAGGGGGTTCATGGGATGGAGCCAAAACTTGAGCATTATGGATGCCTAATCGATCTTCTGGGTCGAGCTGGGAGATTAAAGGAAGCAGAGGAGAGGCTACAAGATATGCCCATGAAACCAAATGCAATTTTGTGGAGGTCTTTACTTGGTGCAGCAAAACTTCATGGTAACTTAGAGATGGGAGAAGCTGCTCTCAAACACTTAATAGAGCTAGAACCAGAAACAAGTGGAAACTATGTGCTTCTCTCTAATATGTATGCTAGCATTGGTAGGTGGAATGATGTGAAGAGAGTGAGGATGCTGATGAAAGATCATGGGGTTGACAAGTTGCCTGGTTTTAGCTTAGTGGAGATTAATGGTGCCATGCATGAATTTCTCACAGGTGACAAAgctcatccattttcaaaagaaatatattcCAAGATTGGGGAGATAAATAGAAGACTGCTAGAATATGGTCACAAGCCAAGAACGTCAGAAGTTTTGTTtgatgtagaagaagaagataaggaAGATTTCCTCTCTTACCACAGCGAAAGACTAGCTATAGCGTTTGCACTAATAGCATCTTCTTCAAGTATGCctataagaattataaaaaacctTAGAGTTTGTGGGGATTGCCATGCTATTACCAAGCTAATATCAGCGGCATATCAAAGAGATATTATAGTAAGAGATCGAAATCGGTTTCACCATTTTAAGGATGGGAGTTGTTCTTGTCTAGATTACTGGTGA
- the LOC121172977 gene encoding B3 domain-containing protein REM19 — protein MHVVNDSVQVLDNATPTTSYPPPRKKLRTRSSGVVGQSSYLPQENKGGATDRGETSGSKAPSFGVRLKPSYVNGFSLYLKEKRRDDILLQVSDGSDGRTWLIEFRRDRFYRGWRNFASDNHLETGDICVFELTKNQEYINGYSFLPLNRFKGDADPWGIPDLKSITTLPIEGLRTTYVCITSAKYYAYFGGIPLLNVPTSE, from the exons ATGCACGTTGTAAATGATTCTGTTCAAGTTTTGGATAATGCAACTCCAACAACATCATATCCTCCACCTCGTAAAAAATTGAGGACGCGCTCGAGTGGAGTTGTTGGACAAAGCTCCTATTTGCCTCAAG AGAACAAGGGTGGTGCCACTGACAGAGGTGAAACCTCCGGATCTAAAGCTCCCTCTTTTGGTGTTCGCTTGAAGCCTTCCTATGTGAATGGCTTTTCCTTG TATTTGAAGGAAAAGCGAAGAGATGATATCCTACTTCAGGTCTCGGATGGCTCGGATGGGAGAACTTGGCTTATTGAATTCAGGAGGGACAGATTTTACAGGGGATGGAGAAATTTTGCTTCAGATAATCATTTGGAAACAGGGGACATTTGTGTTTTTGAGCTCACCAAGAATCAAG AGTATATTAATGGTTATAGTTTTCTTCCTTTGAATCGGTTCAAAGGAGATGCAGATCCTTGGGGAATCCCAGATTTGAAAAGCATAACTACTCTTCCCATCGAAG GTTTGAGGACAACGTACGTATGCATAACTTCAGCTAAATATTATGCGTACTTTGGTGGTATACCACTGCTAAACGTTCCTACTTCGGAGTAA